In Gordonia sp. SL306, the genomic window CGGCAAGGACCCGTCGAAGGTCGACCGCAGCGCCGCGTACGCGATGCGCTGGGTCGCCAAGAACGCTGTTGCCGCCGGGCTGGCCGGGCGTATCGAGGTCCAGGTCGCCTACGCGATCGGCAAGGCCGCACCGGTCGGGCTCTTCGTCGAGACCTTCGGTACCGAGCGCGTCGACCCCACCGTCATCGAGAAGGTGATCGCCGAGGAGTTCGATCTCCGGCCGCTGGCGATCATCCGCGATCTCGATCTGTTGCGCCCGATCTACGCACCGACCGCCGCTTACGGTCACTTCGGCCGCACCGATGTCGACCTCCCCTGGGAGCGCACCGACCGTGCCGAGAAGCTGCGGGCGGCCGCAGGCCTCTGAGCACGCGTGAGCGGGCCGCCGAGCGGCCGATCGGCAAGGTCCTGCCGATGCTGGGGCTGGCCCATCTCGATCGGCCGTTCGACTATCTGATCGACACCGACCAGGACGCGTCGGCCGTGCCCGGCGTCCGGGTGCGTGTGCGGTTCGCCGGACGGCTCGTCGACGGATTCCTTCTCGATCGCGTGACCGAGAGTGACCACGCAGGCAAACTGGGCTGGCTCGAGCGGGTGGTGTCCCCGGAGCCGGTTCTCGGTGCTGATCTCGCAACCCTGTGTCGTGCTGTCGCTGACCGCTACGCCGGCACGATGTCGGATGTGGTCCGGCTGGCGGTCCCGCCGAGGCACGCCCGGACCGAGAAGGAGGACACCCCGGTTCCGGGGTCGTCCAAACCTGTCACGACGCCCGACACAGCGGCCTGGACCACGACCTATCCGACCGCGGATTCCTTTCTCGCATCGATGCATTCGGGCCACCCGCGGGCGATCTGGCAGGCGACGCCGGGGGAGGACTGGCCGTCTCGTCTCGCCGAGCTGGCCGCGACGGCGGCAGCGGCCGGACGCGGCGCGATCCTGGTGGTGCCGGATCAGCGCGACCTCGATCGTCTCGAGGCCGCATGCGGGCCGATCTTCGGGGAACGCTGCGTCACGCTGGCGGCCGGGCTCGGTCCGACCGCCCGGTACCGTCGGTGGCTCGCCATCCGCCGGGGAGCGGTCGACGTGGTCCTCGGTACCCGGAGCGCGATGTTCGCGCCGGTGCACGATCTCGGTCTGATCGTGGTGTGGGACGACGGCGACGACAGTCTCAACGAACCGCGGGCGCCGTATCCGCATCCTCGTGAGATCGCGGTGCTGCGGTCTCATCAGCAGCGGTGCGCCCTGGTGATCGGGGGGTTCGCGCGGACCACCGAGGCGCAGTCGCTGGTGACCGCGGGGTGGGCACACGACCTCGTCGCCGATCGTGCGACCGTGCGGTCGCGTACCGCCCGCGTCGTCGCGCTCAGTGCCGAGGATCGCCGGGTCGCGGGCGATCCGCTGGCCCGGTCCGCTCGCATCCCCGGAGTGGCCTTCGAGGCGGCGCGGTCCGCGGTGGCGGCCGATGCGCCGGTGCTGTTCAGCGTTCCCCGCCGCGGTTACATGCCGTCACTGGCGTGCGCGCGGTGCCGGGCACACGCGCGCTGCCGGTCGTGTCATGGACCGGTGCAACTCGATACGGGCAACGTGTTGTCGTGCCGGTGGTGCGGACGGGTGGAGAGGTCGTTCCGCTGCGCCGAGTGTGGCGGGAGCGAGGTACGCGCACTCACCACCGGCGCCCGGCGGACCGCAGAAGAACTCGGTCGTGCCTTCGCCGGAGTCCCGGTCGCCACGTCCGGGGGTGCGTCGGTCCTCGACGAGGTGGAGACGGGCGCCCGGATCGTGGTGGCCACGCCCGGGGCCGAACCCGTCGTCGCCGGCGGATACGGAGCCGCTGTGGTGCTCGACACCTGGGCACAACTGGATCGGGCGGATCTGCGTGCTGCGGAAGACGCGGTACGGCGCTGGATGGCGGTCGGGTCGCTGGTGCGCCCGCACGCCGCAGGCGGCACCATGGTGGTCGTCGCCGACGCCGGACTCGCGCCGGTCCAGGCCATGATCCGTTGGGACCCGGTGGGTTTCGCGCAACAAGAGCTGGCACAGCGCGCCGAACTCGGCTTCCCGCCCGCGGTCACGATGGCGTCGATCGACGGTCCGCCGGAGACGATCGGCGCCTTTGTCGACGGGGTCGGGTTACCCGACGGCGCGGAGCGACTCGGCCCGGTCCCGCTGCCGGCGGGCGTGCGTGCACCGGCGGGCTCGGGGGATGCGTTCGACGGCGATGTCGAGCGCATCCTGCTGCGGGTCGACCGCCGCGACGGCAAGGGCCTGGCCGCGGCGCTGGTGGCCGCTCAGGTGCGGCGCAACGCGAATCATGACACCGGACCGATCCGCGTCCAGCTCGATCCCCCTACGATCGGATGAGCACGGACATCGCCGTCGTCCGGGACGAAAGGGTCGTATGAGGGTCGTATTCGCCGGAACCCCGGAGGTGGCGGTGCCGTCTCTGCAGTTGCTGATGGACTCGCCGCAGCACGAGGTGGTCGGGGTGATCTCGCGTCCCGATGCCGCATCGGGGCGCGGTCGTTCGGTGGTCCGGTCGCCGGTGGCGTCTCTCGCCGACGAACACGGCCTCGACGTGATCACCCCGCGACGGCTCACCGATCCGGGGGTCCTCGACCGGCTGCGAACCTGGCGACCCGACTGCGGGGCGGTGGTCGCCTACGGTGGGCTGGTTCCCGCAGGCCTGCTGGATCTGCCGACGCACGGGTGGATCAATCTGCACTTCTCGGTCCTGCCGGCCTGGCGGGGCGCGGCACCGGTCCAGCATGCGATCGCCGCGGGTGACGAGGTCACCGGCGCGAGCACGTTCCAGCTGGAGGAGGGCCTGGACACCGGGCCGGTCTACGGTCTGATCACCGAGAACATCGCGCCGGCCGACACCAGTGGAGACCTCCTCGGACGGCTGTCGAAGGCGGGCGCGCACCTGTTGCTCTCGACACTCGACGGAGTCGATTCCGGCACGCTGATGCCGGTGGCCCAGACCGCCGCAGGCGTCAGCCATGCACCGAAGGTCGACGTGGACGACGCGCGGATCCGATGGGATCTGCCCGCCCACATCGTCGACCGCCGAATCCGGGCACACACCCCGGCACCCGGCGCCTGGACGACCCTCGACGGTGCCCGTATCAAGATCGGTCCGGTGACGCCGCTGGAGCAGCCCGACGACCAGGCCCGGCCGGCGCCGGGCGCGCTGGTGGTGGCGAAGCGTTCGGTGGATGTCGGTACGGCCACCCGACCGGTGCGTCTCTCCTGGGTGCAGCCGCCCGGAAAGAAGGCGATGCCCGCAGCGGATTGGGCGCGCGGTGCACATCTGGGAGACGGGACGGTGGTGGAATGAAGCGCTCGCCGATGATTCGTGACAAGTCGGTGGACTCCGCGCGGGCGGCGGCCCGCGATACCCTCCGGGCAGTTCGCGAACGCGACGCGTACGCCAACCTCATCCTGCCGAAGATGCTGCGGGAGAGGGGGATCACCGGTCGAGACGCGGCCCTGGCCACCGAGCTCACCTACGGTTCGGCCCGCGCGCAGGGATTGCTCGACGCGGTCATCGCCTCGGCCGCCGATCGTCCGGTCGACGAGATCGACGGTCGGGTGCTCGACGTGCTGCGGCTCGGTGTCTATCAATTGTTGCGTACCCGGATCGGCGCCCATGCGGCGGTCTCGACCTCCGTCGACCTGATCCGGTCAGAGGCGGGCATGGGTCCCGCGGGTTTCGTGAACGCGGTGCTGCGCAAGGTGTCCCAGCGTGACGAGGACCTCTGGATCGACGACCTCGCGCCCTCGATCGCCGATGATCTGATCGGGAACCTGGCGTTCCGATACGCCCACCCGCGCTGGATCGCGCAGGTGTTCGACGATGCGCTGGGTGGTTCCGCGGGCCGGCTGCAGGCGGCGCTGGCCGCCGACGACGAGCGCCCACCGGTGCACCTGGTGGCCCGGCCTGGTCTGATCACCGCCGAGGAGCTGGCGCTCGTCAGCGACGGCGAGGTCGGCCGCTACTCGCCGTACTGTGTCTATCTCGCAGGCGGTGACCCGGGCGATCTCGAGGCAGTCCGCGACGGCTATGCCGGCGTGCAGGACGAGGGCAGCCAGCTGGTCGGTCGCGCGATGACGGTGGCCGAGGTGACCGATGACGCCGGTCGCTGGCTGGACATGTGCGCGGGCCCCGGGGGAAAGGCGGCGCTGGTCGCCGCGATCGCCGACATCGACGGTGCGCGCCTCGACGCGGTGGAGGTGTCCGACCATCGTGCCGAACTGATCCGGAAGGTCGTGGGTGATCTGCCGGTCGACGTCCATGTCGCCGACGCGCGATCGAGCGGACTGACACCGGGGTACGACCGGATCCTGCTGGATGCGCCGTGCAGCGGGCTCGGTTCGCTGCGCCGTCGACCGGAGGCCCGGTGGCGGCGCACGCCCGACGACGTGGACGAACTCGTCGTGCTCCAGCGCGAACTGCTCGCCGAGGCGGTGCGGTTGGTCCGGCCGGGCGGCGTGGTCGTCTATTCGACCTGCTCACCGCACCCGGCCGAGACGACCGGGGTGATCGCCGACGTCCTGGCCACCCATCCGGAGGTCCAGCAGATCGACGCGCGTCCGCTGGTCTCCGCAGACTCGGTGGGCGACGGGCCGCACGTCCAGTTGTGGCCGCACATCCACGGCACGGATGCGATGTTCCTGGCAGCCCTGCGTCGCTGACCGGCCGCTGCCCGGCGACGACACCCGAGACCGGCGCGGCCGGGCCGATCATGCGC contains:
- a CDS encoding primosomal protein N', with the translated sequence MLGLAHLDRPFDYLIDTDQDASAVPGVRVRVRFAGRLVDGFLLDRVTESDHAGKLGWLERVVSPEPVLGADLATLCRAVADRYAGTMSDVVRLAVPPRHARTEKEDTPVPGSSKPVTTPDTAAWTTTYPTADSFLASMHSGHPRAIWQATPGEDWPSRLAELAATAAAAGRGAILVVPDQRDLDRLEAACGPIFGERCVTLAAGLGPTARYRRWLAIRRGAVDVVLGTRSAMFAPVHDLGLIVVWDDGDDSLNEPRAPYPHPREIAVLRSHQQRCALVIGGFARTTEAQSLVTAGWAHDLVADRATVRSRTARVVALSAEDRRVAGDPLARSARIPGVAFEAARSAVAADAPVLFSVPRRGYMPSLACARCRAHARCRSCHGPVQLDTGNVLSCRWCGRVERSFRCAECGGSEVRALTTGARRTAEELGRAFAGVPVATSGGASVLDEVETGARIVVATPGAEPVVAGGYGAAVVLDTWAQLDRADLRAAEDAVRRWMAVGSLVRPHAAGGTMVVVADAGLAPVQAMIRWDPVGFAQQELAQRAELGFPPAVTMASIDGPPETIGAFVDGVGLPDGAERLGPVPLPAGVRAPAGSGDAFDGDVERILLRVDRRDGKGLAAALVAAQVRRNANHDTGPIRVQLDPPTIG
- the fmt gene encoding methionyl-tRNA formyltransferase, with the translated sequence MRVVFAGTPEVAVPSLQLLMDSPQHEVVGVISRPDAASGRGRSVVRSPVASLADEHGLDVITPRRLTDPGVLDRLRTWRPDCGAVVAYGGLVPAGLLDLPTHGWINLHFSVLPAWRGAAPVQHAIAAGDEVTGASTFQLEEGLDTGPVYGLITENIAPADTSGDLLGRLSKAGAHLLLSTLDGVDSGTLMPVAQTAAGVSHAPKVDVDDARIRWDLPAHIVDRRIRAHTPAPGAWTTLDGARIKIGPVTPLEQPDDQARPAPGALVVAKRSVDVGTATRPVRLSWVQPPGKKAMPAADWARGAHLGDGTVVE
- a CDS encoding RsmB/NOP family class I SAM-dependent RNA methyltransferase, with the protein product MKRSPMIRDKSVDSARAAARDTLRAVRERDAYANLILPKMLRERGITGRDAALATELTYGSARAQGLLDAVIASAADRPVDEIDGRVLDVLRLGVYQLLRTRIGAHAAVSTSVDLIRSEAGMGPAGFVNAVLRKVSQRDEDLWIDDLAPSIADDLIGNLAFRYAHPRWIAQVFDDALGGSAGRLQAALAADDERPPVHLVARPGLITAEELALVSDGEVGRYSPYCVYLAGGDPGDLEAVRDGYAGVQDEGSQLVGRAMTVAEVTDDAGRWLDMCAGPGGKAALVAAIADIDGARLDAVEVSDHRAELIRKVVGDLPVDVHVADARSSGLTPGYDRILLDAPCSGLGSLRRRPEARWRRTPDDVDELVVLQRELLAEAVRLVRPGGVVVYSTCSPHPAETTGVIADVLATHPEVQQIDARPLVSADSVGDGPHVQLWPHIHGTDAMFLAALRR